TCAAGAAGGCTCAGCATCACCATATTTGAATATTTTGCCGCAATTCCTCCCACCTCTAAAGAGTGTGGGCTTCCTTGCGGCTCTATCGCGTGAATCGGCCCACTCCAAAACCCGTGACTCGTCGCATGATGATCCTTCGAGCGACTTCTTTGGTTTCTCCTCTTACTCGAACTCGTAAGCAAGGGTACAAACGGTAGGAAAGTTATACCATCATGGTTCTCTGGCGGACCGTTTTGCGCTCTATTGTCTTCTTTGCAATAAATTGGAATCAATGCTATGTGTGTCCTGCGTGGATGGGGGTTACATATCCCCTTGGTTCTACAGGTAAAGATTGCAATGAAGAATAGTGTTTAAAAAAGAATTACGATCACACGCTCAAGGTATATAGTTTGTGGCGGATTTCCGGAAGTAGTAAAGCAAAGCAATGATCTAAAGATAGAACTGCTGAGAAACCTTGCTCTTACCTACCTCGAGCACTCTCAGCCCTAATAGTGGTAACTCTGCATTGTCCTGCATGTTGAAGGGGTTGATAAATGACATAAAAACTGTTATGGATAGCTGCTTATTTACCAGCATGTACAATCTTAACGTATGATGCAGAAAGAAGAGGGTCCCTTCTTTGAGGATTTTAAGCCTGGTATGAAATTCAGAAGCGACAAGGGGAGGACTGTAACAGATGCAGATAACATATGGTTCACCCTTTTAACCAACAATACCAACCAGATTCACTTCAACAAGGATTATGCAGAGAGGTACTTTCCAGGGGAACCCTTCAAAGGGAGAATGGTTGTTAACGGCTTCTTCACGCTATCAACTGTGGTTGGCTTACTGGTTGAATTCACAAGCGCAAACGGATTTATGCTTGGCCTTGATGGTCTTAAATTTGTCAGCCCTGTCTTTTCAGGTGATACAATATATGCAGAATGCGAAGTAACTGAAATAAGGGAATCAAAGAGCAGGCCAGAGTTCGGTATAGTCAAGGTTTATACAGCAGGTTTCAACCAGAGAGGAGAAAAGCTTTTGGAATTTTTCAGGACATTCATGGTAAGAAGAAGAAATGCAAAATGGGAGGGTTGAAATTTTTATTTTGTCAGCTCATGAGATACCCTTTTTTTATGAATATAATTGGCAAGCAGATTCTTCTGTGCTCTTCTGAGTATCTCAGAAAGAGTTCCATGAGGCTATTAAGTTTCTTTGACAGACCTTTAAGGGTACGCTTAACTGAGAATCTTTTGTTTTGAGCTAAGGTTGTATAACACGTCAATCTTATCTTATATGGGACTCCGCTTCTATCTCATCAAGGGTGACCACAATTCTTGTGTCCTGTGCAATAGGGTTGGGTAAGGCCTATTGCATTCGGGAAAGATATTTCTTCCGAAAGTAGACGGCTCAGATGGAGCTTGATAGCCTCAGGGGTGCGATGTCCGGGTCTTCTTGTCCTTTTTTCAAGTCAATTCCCATGAACTGTTTGACTACTGCGTTTCTTACAAACTCCGCGAATTCGCTTGATGCTTTTTTATCTACTCCATCAATTCCGTGCTCGAGGAAGCATCTGTTTCGTAGTTCGATCATACCGCGTAGCCTTCCGAGATACTTTAGCCTTGATTCATCATTCAAGAATAAAGGTTCCTTGTTGTAGAAGCCAAAAAGGTAAATGACCCATGAGTCAAGGGCTCCTATGCGCGTCTTGGTCAGGGAGGCTGAGGCCTCTTCGACTTTTTTCCTCAACAGCATAGAATAGTTTTCTATCACTTTTCTTCTTTTGCTTTCGTCTAGTAGATTTATGTCGAAGTTGAATGTGTCTATTCCATGTGTGGCAAGAAGGTGTTGAGCTGTCACCTCGATTATCCTGTAAAGCAGGAGAGCAGATTGCTCAGTTTCGCTGTGAGCCAGCCTGCGCATCGCTGAGGAGTAGAGTGACCGTATAAACACATTCACCGCATTTCTGTCGGCTAATACCTCAAGCTCATTTCTCTTGCTGCTTCCGAAGTGGGAGCACGCTGTCTTAAGAAAGAAGTGTAATCTTTTCACGTGTTCAGAGGCGCCAGAGCCTGTTATGTCTATTAGTCTGGTCATACAGTTTTCATCCTGCATGAGTTTCTCCAGCTTTTCTAGGGCAGAGGAGTAAGCAAGTCTATCTAAGTTATCATAGCAGGAAGAGAGCAGGCTCATGGCCTGAAGGCTTTTGTCCCCAGACACCTGCCAAGCCAAGTCAAAGTCATATGAAGCCGACCCGAAATACTCTTCGGAATACTTTCTGATGGCAGAGCTTCTGTAGGGTTCTCCACGCGACTTAAATAAGCTGGGCAGAATAGAGAGGCTTGTGCTTTTGGGTTTCTCAAGGTTCTGTGTTACATCGTTGAAATACAGGAATTTGGTGT
This is a stretch of genomic DNA from Conexivisphaerales archaeon. It encodes these proteins:
- a CDS encoding MaoC family dehydratase gives rise to the protein MQKEEGPFFEDFKPGMKFRSDKGRTVTDADNIWFTLLTNNTNQIHFNKDYAERYFPGEPFKGRMVVNGFFTLSTVVGLLVEFTSANGFMLGLDGLKFVSPVFSGDTIYAECEVTEIRESKSRPEFGIVKVYTAGFNQRGEKLLEFFRTFMVRRRNAKWEG